One part of the Hyphomicrobiales bacterium genome encodes these proteins:
- a CDS encoding NAD-glutamate dehydrogenase, whose product MSQSAQVQKRKLIEGAIKVLGEEGDVGEALSKFAAALFREGAAEDLVTYSAAELASIARDAFERMADRRSGQAFVRVFNPKPVASDGVLSDVSAVEIVNDNMPFLVDSVMSELQGASVDLRLVLHPVLWVTRDGNGHLSEVHGHQRPEGDETAIRESVILFHVEQMDSVSDRDALEEGIHAVLRDVRVAVRDWKAMRHRVNQVVMGYKSDPPSLPVDELAEGIQFIDWVLDDNFTFLGMRDYKFVDDGEGGSLERVDVPGLGLLSDPDLMVLRKGATFVTHTPELLDFMRRPEPLLVTKANIRSRVHRRTYMDYIGLKTYAEDGTLFGELRIVGLFSATAYTRSTRNIPYLRRKTDQVMERAGYDPDSHSGRALANVLESYPRDELFQLDLETLHRFSTAILQLGERPRVRVLSRIDKFDRFVSSLVYVPRERYSTSMRMKIGEWLAEQYQGRVSAWYVAYPEGPLARVHFIIGRSEGETPEIAQEVLEEGVSEIVRTWADAFRSAVRASQDSVRGALLLTRYSDAFTGAYREAFSGEAALDDALMMESLGENRSLQLAFRGREETDGKRIDLKLYHVGKPIALSDRMPIIEAMGFRAINERTYRVERRDAEAVWIHDILLERANGEAIDLEALAEPLKAGFLAVWYGQAENDGFNTLIASATLPWRDVAMLRALARYLRQALLAFSPDYVWATLIKHEPITTSLVDLFHARLDPRKTEAERDQQSEKIAAAITMALEDVSSLDEDTILRRFLNLIQSILRTNFFQPDQDGKPKPTFAFKIDSKNVDGLPEPRPLREISVYSPRVEGVHLRGGMIARGGLRWSDRPQDFRTEVLGLAKAQQVKNAVIVPFGAKGGFVPKQLPPRDDREAWFAEGTEAYKIFISSLLDVTDNLTLDGIEPPDAVVRLDGDDPYLVVAADKGTATFSDTANSISEARGFWLGDAFASGGSQGYDHKKMGITARGGWEAVKRHFREMDVDIQTEPFTVVGVGDMSGDVFGNGMLLSPAIKLIAAFDHRDIFIDPDPDPSMSFAERQRLFDLGRSSWQDYNPDLISKGGGIFPRSSKSITLSSEAQAVLGLESATVTPNALMTAILKAEADLLWFGGIGTYIKATGESQAEAGDRANDAIRINAPELRVKVIGEGANLGITQKARIEAGLHGVRLNTDAIDNSAGVNSSDLEVNIKIALGAAEATGKLTREDRNTLLVDMTEEVAALVLRNNYLQTLSVSLTEAKNENDFGYQARLMNTLEASGLLDREVEFLPDALALTERREAGQWLTRPELAVLLAYAKIDLFSSLLESGVPDDPYLGREMYRYFPTPMHEPFSEEIENHRLRREIIATQLSNSMINRGGATLIQIVSDTTGASKADIACAFAIVRDAYQLTALNEEIDALDTKIGGALQLSLYSAVQRLVIDRIGWFLTNVDFSDGLAGVVDHYRDGIAAFAPVLERTMARPVAERIAGDTQELVERGVPEDLSARIASMAVYSILPDMILVRDASCLETEEVAKTYFELGAIFGLGRLDAAARDLQVTDYYDALALDRARQSLASVRRRLTIDILQHEGGLDAWKAERASKIHRVAHAMGDIIDGGALTVSKLSVAGGLLDDLS is encoded by the coding sequence ATGAGCCAATCCGCGCAAGTGCAAAAACGCAAACTCATCGAAGGCGCGATCAAAGTGCTCGGCGAAGAGGGCGACGTTGGTGAGGCGCTTTCCAAGTTCGCCGCCGCTTTGTTCCGTGAAGGCGCAGCGGAGGATCTCGTCACCTACTCGGCAGCGGAGCTAGCGTCGATCGCGCGCGACGCGTTTGAGCGCATGGCCGACCGGCGATCAGGCCAGGCGTTTGTGCGGGTGTTCAATCCCAAGCCGGTCGCCTCTGACGGCGTGTTGAGCGACGTTTCTGCTGTTGAGATCGTCAACGACAATATGCCGTTTCTCGTCGACTCGGTGATGAGTGAATTGCAGGGCGCGAGCGTTGATCTGCGCCTTGTGCTGCACCCGGTGCTCTGGGTAACCCGCGACGGCAATGGGCATCTGAGCGAGGTGCATGGGCATCAGCGGCCGGAAGGCGATGAAACGGCGATCCGCGAAAGCGTGATTTTGTTCCATGTCGAGCAGATGGACAGTGTTTCCGATCGCGACGCCCTGGAAGAGGGCATTCACGCGGTGCTGCGTGATGTGCGTGTGGCAGTGCGCGATTGGAAAGCGATGCGCCACCGCGTCAATCAAGTGGTGATGGGTTACAAGTCCGACCCGCCGTCACTGCCGGTGGATGAGTTGGCCGAAGGCATTCAGTTCATCGACTGGGTGCTCGACGATAACTTCACCTTCCTTGGCATGCGCGACTACAAGTTCGTCGATGATGGTGAAGGCGGGTCGCTGGAACGGGTCGATGTGCCGGGCCTTGGCCTTCTGTCCGACCCGGATCTGATGGTGCTGCGCAAGGGCGCGACCTTTGTCACGCACACGCCGGAACTCTTAGATTTCATGCGGCGTCCCGAGCCGCTTCTGGTCACCAAGGCGAACATTCGCAGCCGCGTCCACCGACGCACCTACATGGATTATATCGGTCTGAAGACCTACGCCGAGGATGGCACGCTGTTTGGCGAGCTGCGCATCGTCGGGCTCTTTTCGGCAACGGCATACACCCGTTCGACACGCAACATTCCCTATCTGCGACGCAAGACCGATCAGGTGATGGAGCGGGCCGGTTACGATCCCGACAGCCATTCGGGTCGCGCGCTGGCCAACGTCCTGGAAAGCTATCCGCGCGATGAGCTGTTCCAACTCGATCTTGAAACCCTGCACCGGTTCTCCACCGCAATCCTGCAGCTTGGTGAGCGGCCGCGCGTGCGCGTTCTGTCGCGTATCGATAAGTTTGATCGCTTTGTGTCCTCGCTCGTCTATGTGCCGCGCGAGCGCTACTCCACCAGTATGCGCATGAAGATTGGCGAGTGGCTGGCCGAGCAATATCAGGGCCGGGTGTCGGCCTGGTACGTCGCCTATCCCGAAGGTCCCTTGGCGCGGGTGCATTTCATCATCGGGCGTTCTGAAGGCGAGACGCCGGAGATCGCGCAAGAGGTGCTGGAAGAGGGTGTTTCGGAGATCGTGCGCACCTGGGCGGATGCCTTCCGGTCGGCGGTGCGGGCGAGCCAGGACAGCGTGCGCGGCGCCCTGCTTCTGACGCGCTATTCCGATGCCTTCACGGGCGCTTACCGTGAAGCGTTCTCCGGCGAAGCGGCGCTCGATGATGCGCTGATGATGGAGAGCCTCGGCGAGAACCGCAGCCTACAACTTGCCTTTCGCGGGCGCGAGGAAACCGATGGTAAGCGCATCGATCTAAAGCTCTATCATGTCGGCAAGCCGATCGCGCTGTCGGACCGCATGCCCATCATCGAAGCCATGGGCTTCCGGGCGATCAATGAGCGAACCTATCGCGTGGAGCGCCGCGATGCGGAGGCGGTCTGGATCCACGATATTCTGTTGGAACGCGCCAATGGCGAGGCCATCGACCTGGAGGCGCTCGCCGAGCCGCTGAAAGCCGGGTTCCTGGCGGTCTGGTACGGCCAGGCGGAAAACGACGGGTTCAACACGCTGATCGCCAGTGCAACTTTGCCTTGGCGCGATGTGGCGATGCTGCGCGCGCTGGCCCGTTATCTGCGCCAAGCACTGCTTGCCTTTAGCCCGGACTATGTTTGGGCAACGCTGATCAAGCATGAGCCGATCACGACGTCGCTGGTCGATCTCTTCCATGCCCGTCTTGATCCGCGCAAGACGGAGGCGGAACGCGATCAGCAATCGGAGAAGATCGCCGCTGCCATCACGATGGCGCTGGAAGACGTTTCAAGCCTTGACGAAGACACGATCCTTCGCCGGTTCCTGAACCTCATTCAATCGATCCTACGGACCAACTTCTTTCAACCGGACCAGGATGGAAAACCGAAGCCGACATTCGCGTTCAAAATCGACTCGAAGAATGTCGATGGGCTGCCTGAACCACGTCCTTTGCGCGAGATTTCGGTCTATTCGCCGCGCGTGGAAGGCGTGCATCTGCGCGGTGGGATGATCGCCCGCGGTGGTCTGCGTTGGTCGGACCGTCCGCAGGATTTCCGCACCGAGGTTCTTGGCTTGGCCAAGGCGCAGCAGGTGAAGAACGCCGTCATCGTGCCGTTCGGTGCGAAGGGCGGGTTTGTGCCCAAACAGTTGCCGCCGCGCGATGATCGTGAGGCCTGGTTCGCTGAAGGCACCGAGGCCTACAAGATTTTCATTTCCTCACTGCTCGACGTGACCGACAATTTGACCCTCGACGGTATTGAACCGCCTGACGCGGTGGTGCGGCTCGATGGCGATGACCCCTACCTGGTTGTTGCGGCTGACAAAGGCACGGCGACGTTCTCCGACACCGCCAACAGCATTTCTGAAGCGCGCGGCTTCTGGCTCGGCGATGCGTTTGCCTCAGGCGGGAGCCAGGGCTACGACCACAAAAAAATGGGCATCACGGCCCGCGGTGGCTGGGAAGCGGTCAAGCGCCACTTCCGTGAGATGGATGTCGATATCCAGACCGAGCCGTTCACCGTGGTGGGTGTCGGCGACATGTCGGGCGACGTGTTCGGCAATGGCATGCTGCTCTCGCCAGCGATCAAACTGATCGCCGCGTTTGATCATCGCGATATCTTCATCGACCCCGATCCCGATCCGTCGATGAGCTTTGCCGAACGCCAACGTCTGTTCGACCTGGGCCGCTCCAGTTGGCAGGACTACAATCCCGATTTGATTTCCAAAGGCGGCGGCATTTTCCCACGGTCGTCGAAGTCGATCACGCTGTCGAGCGAGGCCCAAGCTGTGTTGGGGCTGGAATCTGCGACCGTAACGCCAAACGCGCTGATGACAGCGATCCTCAAGGCTGAGGCCGATCTTCTCTGGTTCGGCGGTATCGGCACCTACATCAAGGCGACCGGCGAAAGCCAGGCCGAAGCTGGTGACCGCGCCAATGATGCGATCCGCATCAATGCGCCGGAACTGCGTGTGAAGGTGATCGGCGAGGGCGCCAATCTTGGCATCACCCAGAAGGCGCGGATCGAAGCGGGCCTGCATGGCGTGCGGCTTAACACCGATGCCATCGATAACTCCGCCGGCGTGAACTCTTCCGACCTTGAGGTGAACATCAAGATCGCGCTCGGCGCGGCCGAGGCGACCGGCAAGCTGACGCGCGAGGACCGTAACACGCTGCTCGTCGATATGACCGAAGAGGTGGCGGCGCTTGTCTTGCGCAACAACTATCTGCAGACGTTGTCGGTCTCGCTGACGGAAGCCAAAAACGAGAACGATTTCGGCTATCAGGCCCGGTTGATGAACACGCTGGAGGCGTCAGGTCTGCTGGACCGTGAGGTTGAGTTCCTGCCCGATGCCTTGGCGCTAACCGAACGCCGTGAGGCGGGCCAGTGGCTGACGCGGCCGGAGCTGGCGGTGTTGCTCGCCTATGCCAAGATCGACCTCTTTTCCTCGCTGCTGGAAAGCGGTGTGCCCGATGACCCCTATCTCGGTCGGGAGATGTACCGATATTTCCCGACGCCCATGCACGAGCCGTTTAGCGAGGAGATCGAGAACCATCGGCTGCGTCGGGAGATCATTGCCACACAGCTTTCAAACTCGATGATCAATCGTGGTGGCGCGACGCTCATTCAGATCGTCTCCGACACCACGGGCGCGTCGAAGGCCGATATTGCTTGCGCCTTTGCGATCGTCCGCGATGCTTATCAGTTGACGGCGCTGAACGAAGAGATCGATGCGCTCGACACCAAGATCGGCGGGGCTCTGCAACTCTCGCTCTACAGCGCGGTTCAGCGTCTGGTGATCGACCGGATCGGTTGGTTCCTGACGAATGTCGATTTCAGCGACGGTCTTGCTGGCGTTGTCGATCATTACCGCGATGGCATTGCCGCCTTTGCGCCGGTGCTCGAGCGCACCATGGCCCGCCCGGTGGCTGAACGCATCGCAGGGGACACCCAGGAACTGGTTGAACGCGGCGTTCCGGAAGACCTTTCAGCGCGCATTGCGTCGATGGCGGTCTATTCCATTCTGCCCGATATGATCCTTGTGCGCGATGCTTCTTGTCTTGAGACCGAAGAGGTCGCCAAAACCTATTTCGAGCTTGGTGCGATCTTCGGTTTGGGCCGTCTGGATGCTGCCGCGCGCGATCTGCAGGTCACCGATTATTACGATGCTTTGGCGC